In the Gossypium raimondii isolate GPD5lz chromosome 9, ASM2569854v1, whole genome shotgun sequence genome, one interval contains:
- the LOC105797762 gene encoding protein argonaute 10 isoform X2: MPIRQMKESSEQHLVIKSHLQNTMNTVQRPPKTAQNGKGPPQAHEPHNNTKQPHNQATSPPSKNRGRRRGRGGKKSDQLDVCMRPSSRPCTVAHKPVNQASCGMEMAFPTSSKSLNFAPRPGYGQVGTKCIVKANHFFAQLPDKDLNQYDVTITPEVASRTVNRAIIAELVRLYKESDLGTRLPAYDGRKSLYTAGELPFAWKEFVVKLVDEEDGINGPKQREYKVVIKFVARANMHHLGQFLAGKRADAPQEALQILDIVLRELSSKRYCPIGRSFFSPDIRAPQRLGDGLESWCGFYQSIRPTQMGLSLNIDMASAAFIEPLPVIEFVAQLLGKDVLSRPLSDSDRVKIKKALRGVKVEVTHRGNVRRKYRVSGLTSQPTRELVFPVDDNSTMKSVVEYFQEMYSFTIQHTHLPCLQVGNQKKANYLPMEACKIVEGQRYTKRLNERQITALLKVTCQRPRDRENDILQTVQHNAYDQDPYAKEFGIKISEKLASVEARILPAPWLKYHETGKEKDCLPQVGQWNMMNKKMINGMTVSRWACINFSRSVQESVARGFCNELAQMCQVSGMEFNPEPVIPIYSARPEQVEKALKHVYHASMKTKGKELELLLAILPDNNGSLYGDLKRICETDLGLISQCCLTKHVFKISKQYLANVALKINVKMGGRNTVLLDAISCRIPLVSDIPTIIFGADVTHPENGEDSSPSIAAVVASQDWPEVTKYAGLVCAQAHRQELIQDLYKTWHDPVRGTVSGGMIRDLLISFRKATGQKPLRIIFYRDGVSEGQFYQVLLYELDAIRKACASLEPNYQPLVTFIVVQKRHHTRLFANNHRDRSSTDKSGNILPGTVVDSKICHPSEFDFYLCSHAGIQGTSRPAHYHVLWDENNFTADGIQSLTNNLCYTYARCTRSVSVVPPAYYAHLAAFRARFYLEPEMQDNNSSTGAGSGQAKGGGTKAAGESGVRPLPALKENVKRVMFYC, encoded by the exons ATGCCTATAAGGCAAATGAAAGAGAGCTCAGAGCAACACCTGGTGATAAAAAGCCACTTGCAAAACACTATGAACACAGTTCAAAGACCACCCAAAACAGCACAAAATGGCAAAGGTCCACCACAAGCTCATGAACCTCACAACAACACAAAACAACCCCATAACCAAGCCACATCACCTCCATCAAAGaatagaggaagaagaagaggaagggGTGGTAAAAAATCTGATCAACTAGATGTTTGTATGAGACCAAGTTCAAGGCCTTGCACTGTAGCACATAAACCAGTGAACCAAGCTTCTTGTGGAATGGAAATGGCGTTCCCCACTTCAAGCAAGTCTTTGAATTTTGCACCTAGACCTGGTTATGGTCAAGTTGGGACAAAATGTATTGTGAAGGCTAACCATTTCTTTGCTCAGTTACCAGACAAGGACTTGAACCAGTATGAT GTTACAATAACTCCCGAAGTAGCATCCAGAACGGTTAACCGAGCTATTATTGCAGAACTTGTGAGACTGTACAAAGAATCCGATTTGGGTACGAGATTGCCGGCTTATGACGGCAGAAAGAGTTTGTACACGGCCGGTGAGCTTCCGTTTGCGTGGAAGGAGTTCGTCGTTAAGCTTGTAGACGAGGAAGATGGCATCAATGGCCCCAA ACAAAGAGAATATAAAGTGGTAATAAAGTTTGTTGCACGAGCAAACATGCATCATTTAGGCCAGTTTTTAGCCGGTAAGCGAGCTGATGCTCCACAAGAAGCGCTCCAAATACTAGACATTGTATTACGAGAGTTATCGTCAAAGAG GTACTGTCCTATTGGGAGATCATTCTTTTCACCTGATATTAGAGCACCACAAAGGCTTGGCGACGGTTTGGAGTCATGGTGTGGTTTTTACCAAAGTATTAGGCCTACTCAGATGGGGTTGTCTCTGAACATCG ATATGGCTTCAGCTGCATTCATCGAGCCTCTCCCTGTAATAGAGTTTGTTGCTCAGCTTCTAGGCAAGGATGTACTGTCTAGGCCATTGTCGGATTCCGATCGTGTGAAG ATTAAGAAGGCGCTCAGAGGAGTCAAAGTAGAGGTGACACATAGAGGGAATGTACGAAGAAAATACCGTGTTTCAGGATTGACTTCTCAGCCTACTAGAGAACTAGT GTTTCCGGTTGACGATAACTCTACAATGAAGTCTGTTGTTGAATACTTCCAAGAAATGTATAGCTTCACAATTCAGCATACGCATCTACCTTGCCTTCAAGTTGGAAACCAGAAGAAGGCAAATTATTTACCTATGGAG GCATGCAAAATCGTGGAGGGACAGAGATATACGAAAAGATTGAATGAGAGGCAAATTACTGCTCTCTTGAAAGTCACATGCCAAAGACCGAGGGATCgagaaaatgacattctgcag ACGGTTCAACATAATGCTTATGATCAAGATCCTTATGCAAAGGAGTTTGGAATCAAAATTAGTGAAAAACTCGCTTCGGTCGAGGCTCGTATCCTTCCTGCCCCTTGG CTGAAATATCATGAAACTGGAAAAGAAAAGGATTGTTTGCCTCAAGTGGGGCAATGGAACATGATGAACAAG AAAATGATTAACGGAATGACTGTGAGCCGATGGGCATGTATTAACTTCTCACGAAGCGTGCAAGAGAGTGTTGCTCGAGGGTTTTGCAATGAACTTGCTCAAATGTGCCAAGTTTCTGGCATG GAGTTCAATCCCGAGCCTGTTATACCGATCTACAGTGCCAGGCCCGAGCAAGTGGAAAAAGCTTTGAAGCATGTTTATCATGCATCCATGAAAACTAAGGGAAAAGAACTAGAGCTTCTATTAGCTATATTGCCTGACAACAACGGCTCGCTTTATG GTGATCTCAAGCGAATTTGTGAAACTGATCTAGGATTAATATCACAATGCTGTCTGACAAAGCATGTCTTTAAGATCAGTAAACAATACTTGGCTAATGTGGCCCTTAAGATCAATGTTAAG ATGGGTGGCAGAAACACTGTTCTTTTGGATGCTATCAGCTGCCGAATACCGTTAGTTAGCGATATACCGACCATAATATTCGGAGCAGATGTGACTCACCCGGAAAACGGAGAAGACTCGAGCCCCTCAATAGCAGCA GTAGTAGCTTCACAAGATTGGCCGGAAGTGACGAAATACGCTGGATTAGTTTGTGCTCAAGCTCATAGACAAGAACTCATACAGGACTTGTACAAAACTTGGCATGATCCTGTACGTGGCACTGTCAGTGGTGGCATGATCAG GGATCTTCTGATATCTTTTAGGAAGGCCACGGGGCAAAAGCCGCTGAGGATAATATTTTACAG GGATGGTGTGAGCGAAGGACAGTTTTATCAAGTTTTACTGTACGAGTTAGATGCAATCCGGAAG GCCTGTGCTTCTCTTGAACCGAACTATCAACCACTGGTGACTTTCATTGTAGTGCAAAAAAGACATCACACTCGTTTGTTTGCTAATAATCACAGGGACCGAAGCAGCACGGACAAGAGTGGAAATATTTTGCCTG GCACTGTCGTTGATTCGAAAATCTGTCATCCATCGGAATTTGACTTCTATCTTTGCAGCCATGCCGGTATTCAG GGAACAAGTCGGCCTGCACACTACCATGTTCTTTGGGACGAAAACAATTTTACTGCAGATGGAATACAGTCTCTAACAAACAACCTTTGTTACACGTATGCAAGGTGCACGCGCTCGGTCTCTGTTG TTCCTCCTGCCTATTATGCACATTTAGCTGCATTCCGAGCACGGTTCTACCTAGAACCAGAGATGCAAGACAATAATAGCTCAACAGGCGCTGGTTCAGGTCAAGCAAAAGGTGGTGGTACAAAGGCAGCAGGAGAATCCGGGGTGCGGCCGTTGCCGGCCTTGAAAGAGAATGTGAAGAGAGTGATGTTCTACTGCTAG
- the LOC105797762 gene encoding protein argonaute 10 isoform X1, giving the protein MPIRQMKESSEQHLVIKSHLQNTMNTVQRPPKTAQNGKGPPQAHEPHNNTKQPHNQATSPPSKNRGRRRGRGGKKSDQLDVCMRPSSRPCTVAHKPVNQASCGMEMAFPTSSKSLNFAPRPGYGQVGTKCIVKANHFFAQLPDKDLNQYDVTITPEVASRTVNRAIIAELVRLYKESDLGTRLPAYDGRKSLYTAGELPFAWKEFVVKLVDEEDGINGPKRQREYKVVIKFVARANMHHLGQFLAGKRADAPQEALQILDIVLRELSSKRYCPIGRSFFSPDIRAPQRLGDGLESWCGFYQSIRPTQMGLSLNIDMASAAFIEPLPVIEFVAQLLGKDVLSRPLSDSDRVKIKKALRGVKVEVTHRGNVRRKYRVSGLTSQPTRELVFPVDDNSTMKSVVEYFQEMYSFTIQHTHLPCLQVGNQKKANYLPMEACKIVEGQRYTKRLNERQITALLKVTCQRPRDRENDILQTVQHNAYDQDPYAKEFGIKISEKLASVEARILPAPWLKYHETGKEKDCLPQVGQWNMMNKKMINGMTVSRWACINFSRSVQESVARGFCNELAQMCQVSGMEFNPEPVIPIYSARPEQVEKALKHVYHASMKTKGKELELLLAILPDNNGSLYGDLKRICETDLGLISQCCLTKHVFKISKQYLANVALKINVKMGGRNTVLLDAISCRIPLVSDIPTIIFGADVTHPENGEDSSPSIAAVVASQDWPEVTKYAGLVCAQAHRQELIQDLYKTWHDPVRGTVSGGMIRDLLISFRKATGQKPLRIIFYRDGVSEGQFYQVLLYELDAIRKACASLEPNYQPLVTFIVVQKRHHTRLFANNHRDRSSTDKSGNILPGTVVDSKICHPSEFDFYLCSHAGIQGTSRPAHYHVLWDENNFTADGIQSLTNNLCYTYARCTRSVSVVPPAYYAHLAAFRARFYLEPEMQDNNSSTGAGSGQAKGGGTKAAGESGVRPLPALKENVKRVMFYC; this is encoded by the exons ATGCCTATAAGGCAAATGAAAGAGAGCTCAGAGCAACACCTGGTGATAAAAAGCCACTTGCAAAACACTATGAACACAGTTCAAAGACCACCCAAAACAGCACAAAATGGCAAAGGTCCACCACAAGCTCATGAACCTCACAACAACACAAAACAACCCCATAACCAAGCCACATCACCTCCATCAAAGaatagaggaagaagaagaggaagggGTGGTAAAAAATCTGATCAACTAGATGTTTGTATGAGACCAAGTTCAAGGCCTTGCACTGTAGCACATAAACCAGTGAACCAAGCTTCTTGTGGAATGGAAATGGCGTTCCCCACTTCAAGCAAGTCTTTGAATTTTGCACCTAGACCTGGTTATGGTCAAGTTGGGACAAAATGTATTGTGAAGGCTAACCATTTCTTTGCTCAGTTACCAGACAAGGACTTGAACCAGTATGAT GTTACAATAACTCCCGAAGTAGCATCCAGAACGGTTAACCGAGCTATTATTGCAGAACTTGTGAGACTGTACAAAGAATCCGATTTGGGTACGAGATTGCCGGCTTATGACGGCAGAAAGAGTTTGTACACGGCCGGTGAGCTTCCGTTTGCGTGGAAGGAGTTCGTCGTTAAGCTTGTAGACGAGGAAGATGGCATCAATGGCCCCAA AAGACAAAGAGAATATAAAGTGGTAATAAAGTTTGTTGCACGAGCAAACATGCATCATTTAGGCCAGTTTTTAGCCGGTAAGCGAGCTGATGCTCCACAAGAAGCGCTCCAAATACTAGACATTGTATTACGAGAGTTATCGTCAAAGAG GTACTGTCCTATTGGGAGATCATTCTTTTCACCTGATATTAGAGCACCACAAAGGCTTGGCGACGGTTTGGAGTCATGGTGTGGTTTTTACCAAAGTATTAGGCCTACTCAGATGGGGTTGTCTCTGAACATCG ATATGGCTTCAGCTGCATTCATCGAGCCTCTCCCTGTAATAGAGTTTGTTGCTCAGCTTCTAGGCAAGGATGTACTGTCTAGGCCATTGTCGGATTCCGATCGTGTGAAG ATTAAGAAGGCGCTCAGAGGAGTCAAAGTAGAGGTGACACATAGAGGGAATGTACGAAGAAAATACCGTGTTTCAGGATTGACTTCTCAGCCTACTAGAGAACTAGT GTTTCCGGTTGACGATAACTCTACAATGAAGTCTGTTGTTGAATACTTCCAAGAAATGTATAGCTTCACAATTCAGCATACGCATCTACCTTGCCTTCAAGTTGGAAACCAGAAGAAGGCAAATTATTTACCTATGGAG GCATGCAAAATCGTGGAGGGACAGAGATATACGAAAAGATTGAATGAGAGGCAAATTACTGCTCTCTTGAAAGTCACATGCCAAAGACCGAGGGATCgagaaaatgacattctgcag ACGGTTCAACATAATGCTTATGATCAAGATCCTTATGCAAAGGAGTTTGGAATCAAAATTAGTGAAAAACTCGCTTCGGTCGAGGCTCGTATCCTTCCTGCCCCTTGG CTGAAATATCATGAAACTGGAAAAGAAAAGGATTGTTTGCCTCAAGTGGGGCAATGGAACATGATGAACAAG AAAATGATTAACGGAATGACTGTGAGCCGATGGGCATGTATTAACTTCTCACGAAGCGTGCAAGAGAGTGTTGCTCGAGGGTTTTGCAATGAACTTGCTCAAATGTGCCAAGTTTCTGGCATG GAGTTCAATCCCGAGCCTGTTATACCGATCTACAGTGCCAGGCCCGAGCAAGTGGAAAAAGCTTTGAAGCATGTTTATCATGCATCCATGAAAACTAAGGGAAAAGAACTAGAGCTTCTATTAGCTATATTGCCTGACAACAACGGCTCGCTTTATG GTGATCTCAAGCGAATTTGTGAAACTGATCTAGGATTAATATCACAATGCTGTCTGACAAAGCATGTCTTTAAGATCAGTAAACAATACTTGGCTAATGTGGCCCTTAAGATCAATGTTAAG ATGGGTGGCAGAAACACTGTTCTTTTGGATGCTATCAGCTGCCGAATACCGTTAGTTAGCGATATACCGACCATAATATTCGGAGCAGATGTGACTCACCCGGAAAACGGAGAAGACTCGAGCCCCTCAATAGCAGCA GTAGTAGCTTCACAAGATTGGCCGGAAGTGACGAAATACGCTGGATTAGTTTGTGCTCAAGCTCATAGACAAGAACTCATACAGGACTTGTACAAAACTTGGCATGATCCTGTACGTGGCACTGTCAGTGGTGGCATGATCAG GGATCTTCTGATATCTTTTAGGAAGGCCACGGGGCAAAAGCCGCTGAGGATAATATTTTACAG GGATGGTGTGAGCGAAGGACAGTTTTATCAAGTTTTACTGTACGAGTTAGATGCAATCCGGAAG GCCTGTGCTTCTCTTGAACCGAACTATCAACCACTGGTGACTTTCATTGTAGTGCAAAAAAGACATCACACTCGTTTGTTTGCTAATAATCACAGGGACCGAAGCAGCACGGACAAGAGTGGAAATATTTTGCCTG GCACTGTCGTTGATTCGAAAATCTGTCATCCATCGGAATTTGACTTCTATCTTTGCAGCCATGCCGGTATTCAG GGAACAAGTCGGCCTGCACACTACCATGTTCTTTGGGACGAAAACAATTTTACTGCAGATGGAATACAGTCTCTAACAAACAACCTTTGTTACACGTATGCAAGGTGCACGCGCTCGGTCTCTGTTG TTCCTCCTGCCTATTATGCACATTTAGCTGCATTCCGAGCACGGTTCTACCTAGAACCAGAGATGCAAGACAATAATAGCTCAACAGGCGCTGGTTCAGGTCAAGCAAAAGGTGGTGGTACAAAGGCAGCAGGAGAATCCGGGGTGCGGCCGTTGCCGGCCTTGAAAGAGAATGTGAAGAGAGTGATGTTCTACTGCTAG
- the LOC105800555 gene encoding pentatricopeptide repeat-containing protein At5g43790: MNSSSPIFNHITLNYLSKCQTLSSLKQVHAQMVTTGLTHHTYPLSKLLYLSSTLALPHALTIFNQIPNPTIFLYNTLISSVLSSTNRKCETQLAFSLYERVLWDKTIIPNSHTYPSLFKACGSHLHGLALHAHVLKFLGLAYDDFVQTSLLNFYAKYGKLGVARCLFDQIRSPDLATWNSMLSAYGSGVTSEEEDTSVSMEALCLFTVMQKNPLVKPNEVTLVALVSACANLGALCQGIWAHVYVLKYNIKLNYYVGTALIDMYSKCGCLDLAYQVFDELPERDILCYNAMIGGFGIHGYGHKALQLFEKMKFQRLVPDDVTFVVTMCACSHVGLVDEGCKVFESINEDYGKEPKLEHYGCLIDILGRAGRVQEAEEKLKGMPMKPNAILWRSLLGAARVHGNLQVGEIALKHLLELEPETSGNYVLLSNMYASINRWEDVKRVRKLMKDHGINKMPGSSLVEVNGAMHQFLIGDKTHLWSKRIYSKLEEVGKRLQQYGHKPRTKEVLFDIDEEEKEDALTYHSERDYW, from the exons ATGAATTCATCAAGTCCAATCTTCAACCACATAACCTTAAATTACTTATCAAAATGCCAGACCCTAAGCTCTCTGAAGCAAGTCCATGCCCAAATGGTAACCACAGGCCTCACTCACCACACTTACCCTCTCAGCAAGCTCCTCTATTTATCCTCCACTTTAGCCTTACCTCATGCCCTCACAATCTTTAACCAAATCCCAAACCCAACAATTTTCCTTTACAACACTCTCATTTCCTCAGTACTATCATCAACCAACCGAAAATGTGAAACCCAACTTGCTTTTTCCTTGTATGAAAGAGTTCTTTGGGATAAAACAATTATACCCAATTCCCACACTTACCCTTCTCTTTTCAAGGCTTGTGGTTCTCATCTCCATGGTCTAGCTCTACATGCCCATGTGTTAAAATTCCTTGGACTTGCATATGATGATTTTGTCCAAACCTCATTGCTTAATTTCTATGCCAAGTATGGCAAATTGGGTGTGGCTAGATGTTTGTTTGATCAAATTAGGAGCCCAGATTTAGCTACTTGGAATTCAATGTTATCCGCTTATGGTAGTGGTGTTACTAGTGAGGAGGAGGACACTAGTGTATCAATGGAGGCTTTATGCCTATTCACTGTGATGCAGAAAAACCCTTTAGTTAAGCCAAATGAAGTTACGTTGGTAGCTTTAGTTAGTGCTTGTGCAAATTTAGGTGCTCTTTGTCAAGGTATATGGGCGCATGTTTATGTGTTGAAGTAcaatattaagttaaattattatgtgGGTACTGCTTTGATAGATATGTACTCAAAATGTGGGTGTTTGGACTTGGCATATCAGGTGTTTGATGAATTGCCTGAAAGagatatattatgttataatgcAATGATTGGTGGATTTGGTATTCATGGTTATGGTCACAAGGCACTTCAACTTTTTGAGAAAATGAAGTTTCAAAGGTTAGTGCCTGATGATGTGACATTTGTTGTTACAATGTGTGCTTGCTCACATGTTGGGTTAGTAGACGAGGGTTGCAAGGTTTTTGAGTCAATAAATGAAGATTATGGTAAGGAGCCAAAGCTTGAACATTATGGGTGCTTGATAGACATTTTAGGTAGAGCTGGGAGGGTTCAAGAAGCTGAAGAAAAGCTCAAGGGAATGCCAATGAAACCCAATGCCATTTTATGGAGGTCTTTACTTGGGGCAGCAAGGGTTCATGGTAATTTACAAGTTGGGGAAATTGCATTGAAGCATTTACTAGAACTTGAGCCAGAAACTAGTGGGAACTATGTACTTTTATCAAATATGTATGCAAGCATTAATAGATGGGAAGATGTTAAAAGAGTGAGGAAATTAATGAAGGATCATGGGATTAATAAAATGCCAGGTAGTAGCTTAGTTGAAGTTAATGGTGCCATGCATCAATTCCTGATCGGAGACAAAACTCACCTGTGGTCGAAACGAATTTATTCGAAGCTCGAAGAAGTTGGCAAAAGGTTACAGCAATATGGTCATAAGCCTAGAACTAAAGAAGTGTTGTTTGACATAGATGAGGAGGAAAAAGAAGATGCACTTACTTACCATAGTGAAAG GGACTATTGGTGA
- the LOC105797763 gene encoding ATP-sulfurylase 3, chloroplastic: MASTIFIQPSFTSKSLNKSLNTHFVPSFKLPGSVSFKPRTVSQLSVRAGLIEPDGGKLVDLHVAEPERGLKKREAAPLPRVKLTRIDLQWVHVLSEGWASPLTGFMRESEFLQTLHFNSLRLGDGSFVNMSVPIVLAIDDSQKERIAESKRVTLVDSDDNPVAILNNIEIYKHLKEERIARTWGTTAPGLPYVEETITKAGNWLIGGDLEVIEPIKYHDGLDRFRLSPVELRQEFEKRNADAVFAFQLRNPVHNGHALLMTDTRRRLLEMGYKNPILLLHPLGGYTKADDVPLSWRMKQHEKVLEDGVLDPETTVVSIFPSPMHYAGPTEVQWHAKARINAGANFYIVGRDPAGMGHPIEKRDLYDADHGKKVLSMAPGLERLNILPFRVAAYDKTQSKMAFFDPSRAQDFLFISGTKMRALAKNKENPPDGFMCPGGWKVLVKYYDSLTPSDNGRIHEAVPA, encoded by the exons ATGGCTTCCACCATTTTCATCCAACCTTCGTTTACGTCAAAGTCTTTGAATAAATCCCTGAATACCCATTTCGTCCCTTCCTTCAAACTCCCCGGTTCGGTCTCTTTCAAGCCCCGAACGGTTTCCCAGTTGTCGGTTCGAGCCGGGTTGATCGAGCCGGACGGTGGGAAGCTCGTGGACCTCCACGTGGCGGAGCCGGAGCGGGGGTTGAAGAAGCGAGAAGCGGCTCCGTTGCCCAGGGTGAAGCTGACCAGGATCGACTTGCAATGGGTCCATGTTTTGAGTGAGGGCTGGGCAAGCCCCCTCACCGGGTTCATGAGAGAATCCGAGTTCCTCCAAACTCTTCATTTTAATTCGCTCCGACTCGGCGATGGTTCTTTCGTCAACATGTCGGTGCCGATTGTGTTGGCGATTGATGATTCTCAAAAGGAGAGGATCGCTGAGTCCAAAAGAGTCACGCTCGTTGACTCGGATGATAACCCCGTCGCGATCCTCAACAA CATTGAGATTTATAAGCACCTGAAGGAAGAAAGGATAGCGAGGACATGGGGAACTACTGCCCCTGGATTGCCATATGTTGAGGAAACTATAACAAAAGCTGGAAATTGGCTCATTGGAGGTGATTTGGAGGTTATAGAGCCGATCAAGTACCATGATGGTCTCGATCGTTTTCGGCTTTCACCTGTTGAGTTACGTCAAGAGTTTGAAAAACGCAATGCTGATGCCGTGTTTGCATTCCAGCTCAGAAATCCTGTTCACAATGGTCATGCTTTGCTAATGACCGATACTCGTCGTAGGCTTCTTGAGATGGGGTACAAGAACCCCATACTTTTGCTTCATCCATTGGGAGGCTACACGAAGGCAGATGATGTTCCACTTAGTTGGCGAATGAAACAACACGAGAAG GTGCTCGAGGACGGTGTTCTCGATCCTGAAACAACAGTGGTCTCTATATTCCCATCTCCTATGCACTATGCTGGCCCAACTGAAGTGCAGTGGCATGCTAAAGCTCGGATCAATGCAGGGGCTAATTTTTATATCGTTGGTAGAGACCCAGCTGGCATGGGCCATCCCATTGAGAAGAGAGACCTGTATGATGCCGATCACGGGAAAAAGGTCTTGAGCATGGCGCCTGGACTCGAGCGGCTGAACATCCTTCCGTTCAGG GTTGCCGCGTACGATAAGACCCAAAGCAAAATGGCTTTCTTCGATCCCTCGAGAGCTCAAGACTTCCTCTTCATATCAGGCACCAAG ATGCGAGCTCTTGCGAAGAACAAAGAGAACCCTCCAGACGGATTCATGTGCCCTGGCGGTTGGAAAGTGTTGGTCAAATACTACGACAGCTTGACACCATCCGACAACGGAAGGATCCATGAAGCCGTTCCGGCTTAG